The Kribbella sp. HUAS MG21 genome includes the window CCGGCACTCCCGCCGAAGCTCCCTCCGGCTCTTGCGGGGGCTTTATTGCTGTGCGCCAGTGGGTTGCCTCTGGCTCGGCGACCGGTTCGACGTTCATCGTGGCTGTGAGGTGGGGGTAGGCGCGGGCGGTGTTCCAGGTTCGGTGGTAGGGCGGGGGGTCCAGGACTACTACGCGGTGGTTGTGGACGAGGGGGATTTCGTCTGGGCGGCCTTCGTTCCAGATCCACGTGCCGTTGGCGTCTACGAGGTTGAACTGGCCGCTGATGCCGCCGGGTGGTGCCAAGTCGCCGGAGCCGTCGGCGGCGGCGATCATGGCTTGCGTTGGGGGCTCGCCGGGTAGGAGGCCGCGGCGCGAGAACAGCCCACGTCGGGGCCCGAGGAGGTTGGCCGCGAGGAGTGTGTGCAGCTGGAAGTTGTCGGCGACGCCCGTCATCGTCGCGCGGAACACCTGGCCGGACTCCCGGTGTACGATGATCAGCGTCTCGTCGTCGAGCACCCGCAACAGGCCGAGCAGCCACGGCGCCACGTCCGGGAACAGTTCCTCGACCTGCTCCACCAGCGCACGCAACCGCTCGCGCTCCGGTAGACCACGACGTACGTCGGTGCGCTGACACAGCAACAGCACCGGCTGCACCCAGTTCTCGCCCACCTCCCACGCGGCCGCGTACCGGTCGGGCCGCTCGACACCGCGCGCCTCGGCCGCCGCGAGGTAGCGCTCGACGACGGTTTCGTCATCCCGCGACGGCTCAACCGCAAACAGCTCCCGGTACGACGCCGCGAACGCGAGCGCGTGCTCCATCACCTCACAGGCACGATCGACCAGGACCGGCACCACCGCTGGCGCCGACGAACCCGTCGTACCGACCATCGAACCGACGAGCTGAGCGAGGCCCGCGCCGCGGCTCGTGTGGATCTCGGCGAGGACCGGCAGGAGCTTCACGACGGCGGCGTCGAGCACCTCAGGACTCGCCTGCCGGGCCACCGAGATCAATCGCCGGCCGGCGTCGGCGTACGCGTCGTGGTCCCGCTCGCGGACCGCCGTGTCCAGGAGTTCGATCGCGCTGTCGAGCTGCTCTTCGTGAGACACGCGCCGAAGCCTACGGGCTACTTGCCGGACTGCAGCGCCGTCCAGGTGACCGGTCCGACAACGCCGTCGACAACCAGCTGTCTGGTCCGCTGATAGTCCTTCACAGCGGTCTCGGTCAGCGGACCGAACTGGCCGTCGATGGCGACAGTCCGGCCCAACGCGGCGGTCAGCGACCGTTGCAGGCGGCGTACGGCGACACCGGTCGAGTTCAGGCGCACTGTCGTCTTGTCGCCGGCCGCGAGGAGCGCGGTCCAGGTCGCGGCGCCGACGACGCCGTCCGCGGTCAGACCGACCCTTGTCTGGAAGGACTTGACGGCATCCGTGGTCGCGGCGTCGTAAGTTCCGGACGGTTCATTGGTGCCACCAAGGAGACACTGGGCCGCCTTGACGGCAGAACCTGTCGCACCGGACCGGATCGTCGGGTACGCCGTGAAGTCGACGTTCGTGCTCGCGCACGTCTGCGTGCTGTTCACGAACGCGTTCGCCGCCGCCTCGCCTTCGCTCACCGCATCGGCGGCGTTCTCGATCGGCGACGCCTTGACCCCCGGGAACAGGACGAACGTGACGACCGCGCCGTCGATCCCACCGGTGGCCGGGTTCGGGTTGATGCCGAGCTGTTGCGCCAGCTTGTAGGAGCCCTCGCCGATGATGCCGGTCGGGCCCTGGTCGCCGACGACGGCGTACGCGACCTTGTCCTGGTACACGACCGCGGCCACCGTCGCGCCGCCGATACCCGCGGTCCGGTAGTCCCAGATCGAGCTCGGCAGCGGTACGACGATGAACGGCAGCCCGGCCGAGTTCAGCGGGCGGCCGTCGGACTGCTGCCAGGACGTCTCCGGCTGGAACGACGGGTCGGTGTTCTCGTTGCACTGCGTCGTCCGCTGACCGTCGCAGTCGATGTCGAAGTCCGCGGTCCAGTGCACCGCGGCGCCGGACTTGCAGACGGCGGCCGTCCGGGATCCGCCCGCGTCGTGGGCGTACTTCCCGGTCGACAGCTGCGACTCGCAGGAGGCCCGGGCCCGCAGCTGCTGAGCGGTGGGACCGGCCAGTACGGCGGCCTGGGAATCACGGAGCGGAACTACCAGTGCCAGCCCGGCCAGCGCCAGTGCGAGACAGACCACAAGCCAACGGCGAACCATCGCAACCTCCGAGGGGCGGAACGGAAGATGAAGGTTTTCGCCCATCAATGTAGCTAAAGGAGTAACTTTCCAACAGAGGCGTACCGTGGAACTCACCAGAGGAGGGCGCCATGAGTTTCGACAGGCCCGGTCTGCCGCACCCCGGTCACGAGGTCGATCCGGTGGTCGAGGACACGCTGCGCGAGGAGGGCGTGGAGTTCGCCGCCGACGAGCCCGACGTCCCGGACCACCCGGGCGGCCCGTCCGCCGGCCCACAGCCGAACCCACCACGCCGCCCGCACGCCGCATCACCCCCGGACGCCGCGTCGCACCAGCCCGACGCAGCCCACCAGCCCGACGCGTCACACCCGCACGACGCGCACCCACCGGACACGTCACACGAGGACTGACCCCGCGGTCCGTGCATTACCGTGGCTCCCCATGAGCGGGGATTTCGCATGGCCGTGACGATGCGGGACGTCGCGCGGCAAGCCGGGGTGTCTCCGAAGACGGTCTCGAACGTGATGAACGGGTACCCGTACATCCGCGAGGAGACCCGGACCAGGGTGCTCGCCGCGATCGACGCCCTCGGCTACCGGATGAACATCTCCGCCCGGAACCTCAAGTCCGGGCGGACCGGCATCATCGCGCTCGCGGTCCCCGAGCTCAGCAACCCGTATTTCGCGGAACTGGCCGACGCCGCGATCGCGGCCGCGGGCGAGCACGGCCTCACGGTGATGATCGAGACCACCGGCGCGGACCGCGAGCGCGAGCTGACCGCGCTGGCCCGGCCGCGCGGGCACCTGGTCGACGGCCTGCTCTACAGCCCGCTCAGCCTCGGCCCCGAGGACGTCGACCAACTCAGCACCACCACGCCGATCGTGCTGCTCGGCGAGCGGATCTTCCACAGCCCGGTCGACCACGTGATGATCGACAACGTCGCCGGCACGAAGGCCGTCGTACGGCATCTGCTCGACCAGGGCCGGCGGCGGATCGCGGTGATCGGCATCCGGCCCACCGAGGGCGTCGGCACCGCGGGGATCCGGTACGGCGCGTTCGCCGACACGCTGACGGAGTACGGCGTACCGGTGCTCGACGAGCTGGCGGTGTCGGGCGGGAAGTGGCACCGGTCGAGCGGGGCCGACGCGATGGAGGAGCTGCTCGCCACCGGGCGGCCGTTCGACGCCGTGTTCGCGCTCAACGACACCCTCGCACTCGGCGCGATCCGGGCGCTCACGGCGCACGGTGTGCGGATCCCGGACGACGTGGCGGTGGCCGGCTTCGACAACATCGACGAGGCCAGTTTCAGCAGCCCGACCCTGACCACCGTCGACCCGAACCGGGGGCACATCGCCCGGATCGCGGTCGATCTCCTGGTCCGGAGAATGTCCGGCGACGACTCCGATCACCA containing:
- a CDS encoding peptidoglycan-binding protein, with product MVRRWLVVCLALALAGLALVVPLRDSQAAVLAGPTAQQLRARASCESQLSTGKYAHDAGGSRTAAVCKSGAAVHWTADFDIDCDGQRTTQCNENTDPSFQPETSWQQSDGRPLNSAGLPFIVVPLPSSIWDYRTAGIGGATVAAVVYQDKVAYAVVGDQGPTGIIGEGSYKLAQQLGINPNPATGGIDGAVVTFVLFPGVKASPIENAADAVSEGEAAANAFVNSTQTCASTNVDFTAYPTIRSGATGSAVKAAQCLLGGTNEPSGTYDAATTDAVKSFQTRVGLTADGVVGAATWTALLAAGDKTTVRLNSTGVAVRRLQRSLTAALGRTVAIDGQFGPLTETAVKDYQRTRQLVVDGVVGPVTWTALQSGK
- a CDS encoding LacI family DNA-binding transcriptional regulator, whose protein sequence is MAVTMRDVARQAGVSPKTVSNVMNGYPYIREETRTRVLAAIDALGYRMNISARNLKSGRTGIIALAVPELSNPYFAELADAAIAAAGEHGLTVMIETTGADRERELTALARPRGHLVDGLLYSPLSLGPEDVDQLSTTTPIVLLGERIFHSPVDHVMIDNVAGTKAVVRHLLDQGRRRIAVIGIRPTEGVGTAGIRYGAFADTLTEYGVPVLDELAVSGGKWHRSSGADAMEELLATGRPFDAVFALNDTLALGAIRALTAHGVRIPDDVAVAGFDNIDEASFSSPTLTTVDPNRGHIARIAVDLLVRRMSGDDSDHQEIVAPYTLHTRGSTLGTN